In Amycolatopsis methanolica 239, a single genomic region encodes these proteins:
- a CDS encoding aldehyde dehydrogenase family protein has translation MTELMTREDAAIEVRDPASGELVGRVPSATADEVAEAVRAARAAFAGWERTAAGERAAALKAAAAELRERADELAAMNNRETGKLPDEAREGVLAGAGTLEQYAELGPAHRGRSLQGGWDATDLMVPGPRGLVVALTPWNDPVAVACGLIGAALATGNVVVHKPSERCPHVGRMLTELIARHLPADVLVCVDGDGRVGARLAECADVDVIAHVGSTATGRSVAVAAARTGAKVLLENGGNDALIVDAGVDPRWAAEQAALGAFANAGQICVSVERIYVHRSVAGEFLDALVAEARKRPSEVPMAPLVDERQREHVHSHVEDAVAQGASLLAGGTLPDGPGAHYPATVLAGCTPSMRVLSEETFGPVAPVRVADSFGQALEEAADDRYGLTATVLSDSMAHAQRAWRELPVGTVKVNNVFGGAPAGAAHPRKASGEGFGYGPELLDEMTVTKVVHIGPSGARA, from the coding sequence ATGACTGAGCTGATGACCCGGGAAGACGCGGCCATCGAGGTCCGCGACCCCGCGAGTGGCGAGTTGGTGGGACGCGTGCCGAGCGCGACCGCGGACGAGGTCGCCGAGGCGGTGCGCGCGGCGCGGGCGGCGTTCGCGGGCTGGGAGCGGACCGCCGCGGGGGAGCGCGCTGCCGCGTTGAAGGCCGCGGCGGCCGAACTGCGCGAGCGGGCCGACGAGCTGGCCGCGATGAACAACCGCGAGACCGGCAAGCTGCCGGACGAGGCACGCGAAGGTGTCCTCGCCGGTGCGGGGACCCTGGAGCAGTACGCGGAGCTGGGGCCCGCCCACCGCGGGCGGAGCCTGCAGGGCGGCTGGGACGCGACGGATCTGATGGTGCCCGGGCCGCGTGGTCTCGTGGTTGCGCTGACGCCGTGGAACGACCCGGTCGCGGTCGCGTGCGGGCTGATCGGCGCGGCGCTGGCGACGGGCAACGTCGTCGTGCACAAGCCGAGCGAGCGGTGCCCGCACGTGGGGCGGATGCTGACCGAGCTGATCGCGCGGCACTTGCCCGCGGACGTGCTGGTCTGCGTGGACGGCGACGGCCGGGTGGGCGCGCGGCTCGCGGAGTGCGCGGACGTGGATGTGATCGCGCACGTCGGCAGCACCGCGACCGGCCGTTCGGTGGCGGTGGCCGCGGCGCGGACCGGGGCGAAGGTGCTGCTGGAGAACGGCGGCAACGACGCGCTGATCGTCGACGCGGGTGTGGATCCCAGGTGGGCGGCCGAGCAGGCCGCGCTGGGGGCGTTCGCGAACGCCGGGCAGATCTGCGTGTCGGTGGAGCGGATCTACGTGCACCGGTCGGTGGCCGGCGAGTTCCTGGACGCGCTCGTGGCGGAGGCGCGCAAGCGCCCGTCCGAGGTGCCGATGGCGCCGCTGGTGGACGAGCGTCAGCGCGAGCACGTGCACTCGCACGTCGAAGACGCGGTGGCGCAGGGCGCGTCGCTGCTGGCCGGCGGGACGTTGCCGGACGGGCCGGGCGCGCACTACCCGGCGACCGTGCTGGCCGGGTGCACGCCGTCGATGCGGGTGCTGAGCGAGGAGACCTTCGGGCCGGTCGCGCCGGTGCGCGTGGCGGACAGCTTCGGCCAGGCGCTGGAAGAGGCGGCCGACGACCGGTACGGCCTCACTGCGACGGTGCTGAGCGACTCGATGGCCCACGCGCAGCGGGCGTGGCGGGAACTGCCCGTGGGGACGGTGAAGGTGAACAACGTCTTCGGTGGCGCGCCCGCCGGGGCGGCCCACCCGCGCAAGGCCAGCGGCGAGGGGTTCGGCTACGGGCCGGAGCTGCTCGACGAGATGACCGTGACGAAGGTCGTCCACATCGGACCGTCCGGCGCTCGGGCGTGA
- a CDS encoding ferredoxin gives MVVRLHIDWTACDGRGLCTELLPELLDRDPWGYPVPPGREPEVPPGLVPHAGRATRLCAGAAPDRSAMVRRQRRALARRTQECATGSGLRDRRAGREPSRSTVRVPNRRWL, from the coding sequence ATGGTCGTGCGCCTGCACATCGACTGGACCGCGTGCGACGGCCGGGGCCTGTGCACCGAGCTGTTGCCCGAACTGCTGGACCGGGACCCGTGGGGCTACCCGGTGCCGCCCGGCCGGGAGCCCGAGGTGCCACCCGGACTGGTCCCGCACGCCGGACGAGCGACCCGGCTTTGTGCGGGAGCCGCTCCAGATCGGTCAGCAATGGTTCGGCGCCAACGACGGGCCCTGGCTCGCCGGACGCAGGAGTGTGCGACCGGATCTGGTCTTCGAGATCGTCGTGCAGGCCGCGAACCTTCTCGATCAACAGTTCGTGTGCCGAACCGTCGATGGCTGTAA
- a CDS encoding sensor histidine kinase produces MNLPHPAHRRAGTRPRRVRPLRTKLIAALVALLAVVCLVVGVISEFALIRFLTQQVDTQVRDAVERTRHFDGPTGDDPLHIPGTAEGTLYAQLSGGRVLEAATLAPIPGSPENEAQALPAADAAALLAAPVDGHAHTISLSGGDYRVIATIDAGIVLVLGLPMNQAEDTLLTVGIILAAVAAIAMLGAGFVGAFVVRRTLRPLDRVAAAASKVTELPLDRRDVALSVRVPVTDTDPSTEVGQVGYALNRMLVHIDNALDARANSEVRVRQFVADASHELRTPLAAIRGYAELTRRSGGRVPPEIAHAMSRVESEADRMTTLVDDLLLLARLDAGRPLDAGEVDLTRLVADAVGDAHITGPGHRWRLELPPDPVVVTGDAQRLHQVLGNLLANGRTHTPPGTTVTTRLAVSADGNAVLTVTDDGPGIAPALLPHVFERFARGDSSRSRAAGSTGLGMAIVAAVVHAHHGTVGVHSRPGRTEFEVRLPRTGSAQERHNDGQARAVTVNS; encoded by the coding sequence ATGAACCTGCCCCACCCTGCCCACCGGCGGGCCGGGACGCGACCGCGGCGCGTCCGCCCGCTGCGGACCAAGCTGATCGCGGCGCTCGTCGCGCTGCTCGCCGTCGTGTGCCTGGTGGTGGGCGTGATCAGCGAGTTCGCGCTGATCAGGTTCCTCACCCAGCAGGTCGACACGCAGGTGCGGGACGCGGTCGAGCGGACCCGGCACTTCGACGGGCCCACCGGGGACGATCCGCTGCACATCCCGGGCACCGCGGAGGGCACGCTGTACGCGCAGCTGTCCGGCGGCCGGGTGCTCGAAGCGGCCACCCTCGCCCCCATCCCCGGCTCGCCCGAGAACGAGGCTCAGGCGCTGCCTGCCGCCGACGCCGCGGCGCTGCTGGCGGCCCCGGTCGACGGCCACGCCCACACGATCTCGCTGTCCGGCGGCGACTACCGGGTCATCGCGACGATCGACGCCGGGATCGTGCTGGTCCTCGGCCTGCCCATGAACCAGGCCGAGGACACGCTGCTGACCGTCGGGATCATCCTCGCCGCGGTCGCCGCGATCGCCATGCTGGGCGCGGGGTTCGTCGGCGCGTTTGTCGTGCGCCGCACGCTTCGCCCGCTCGACCGCGTGGCCGCGGCGGCGTCCAAGGTCACCGAGCTGCCGCTGGACCGCCGTGACGTCGCGTTATCGGTGCGCGTCCCGGTCACCGACACCGATCCGTCCACCGAAGTCGGTCAGGTCGGCTACGCGCTGAACCGGATGCTCGTGCACATCGACAACGCGCTCGACGCCCGCGCGAACAGCGAGGTGCGGGTGCGCCAGTTCGTCGCCGACGCCAGCCACGAGCTGCGCACCCCGCTCGCCGCGATCCGCGGGTACGCCGAGCTGACCCGGCGCAGCGGCGGCCGGGTGCCGCCCGAGATCGCGCACGCGATGAGCCGCGTCGAATCCGAGGCCGACCGCATGACGACGCTGGTCGACGACCTGCTGCTGCTCGCCCGGCTGGACGCGGGCCGCCCGCTCGACGCCGGCGAGGTCGACCTGACCCGCCTGGTCGCCGACGCCGTCGGCGACGCGCACATCACCGGGCCCGGGCACCGGTGGCGGCTCGAACTGCCGCCCGACCCGGTCGTGGTGACCGGCGACGCGCAGCGCCTGCACCAGGTGCTCGGCAACCTGCTCGCCAACGGCCGCACGCACACCCCGCCCGGCACGACGGTGACCACGCGGCTGGCCGTGTCGGCGGACGGCAACGCGGTCCTGACCGTCACCGACGACGGCCCCGGCATCGCACCCGCCCTGCTGCCGCACGTCTTCGAACGCTTCGCGCGCGGCGACTCGTCGCGGTCCCGCGCGGCAGGCAGCACCGGGCTCGGCATGGCCATCGTCGCCGCGGTGGTGCACGCGCACCACGGCACGGTCGGCGTGCACAGCAGACCCGGCCGCACCGAGTTCGAGGTGCGGCTGCCGCGCACAGGTTCCGCACAGGAACGCCACAACGACGGCCAAGCTCGTGCGGTCACAGTGAACTCATGA
- a CDS encoding QsdR family transcriptional regulator, with the protein MSTDVSWSRLASDAAVESARREPFTRLSRELYAGHESRHAGPRQALRAARRTFLAGERVDMGALAAELGVDRATLFRWVGNRDELLSEVIWSLCLPTWQGAVRGAEGTGVARVVSVFHAFSGAIIDAGFFRAYLRRERDRALRLLTTRAGVHQTRVIALFEGLLQAEEADSGLRLPLPVRDTAYVMTRIAESFIYADLIVGEEPDAAKAAAAVAALLGPARS; encoded by the coding sequence GTGAGCACAGACGTGTCCTGGAGCAGGCTGGCGTCGGACGCGGCGGTGGAGTCCGCGCGCCGGGAGCCGTTCACCAGGCTGTCCCGCGAGCTCTACGCGGGACACGAGAGCCGCCACGCCGGGCCGCGCCAGGCTCTGCGGGCGGCGCGCCGCACCTTCCTCGCCGGTGAGCGGGTCGACATGGGGGCGCTGGCCGCGGAACTCGGGGTAGACCGGGCGACCCTGTTCCGCTGGGTGGGCAACCGCGACGAGTTGCTGTCCGAGGTGATCTGGTCGCTGTGTCTGCCGACCTGGCAGGGGGCCGTCCGCGGCGCCGAGGGGACCGGGGTGGCCCGGGTCGTCTCGGTGTTCCACGCCTTCAGCGGTGCCATCATCGACGCCGGGTTCTTCCGGGCCTACCTCCGCCGGGAGCGCGACCGCGCGTTGCGGCTGCTCACCACCCGGGCCGGTGTGCACCAGACCCGCGTGATCGCGCTGTTCGAAGGGCTGCTCCAGGCCGAAGAGGCCGATTCCGGTCTGCGGCTGCCGCTGCCCGTGCGCGACACGGCGTACGTGATGACCCGCATCGCGGAGTCGTTCATCTACGCCGATCTGATCGTCGGGGAGGAACCCGACGCGGCCAAGGCGGCCGCCGCCGTCGCGGCTCTGCTCGGCCCGGCCCGGTCCTGA
- a CDS encoding esterase/lipase family protein, which produces MAAALIAVAVAVPAPAVAAPSFAPVDRPGPELTVPAAELAKSITCTANAAAATEDVVLFVPGTTLTPQQDFGWNWFRALDQLGRPYCAVTLPDQAMSDAQISAEYVVNAIRHVHRISGRQVDVVGHSQGGTEPRFALRFWPDLRPMVDDYVGLGATNHGSVVINAMCPPVLGCAPALWQQTLNSAYTRAMNSGQETFPGISYTAVYTRTDEFVQPNLDDSGTTSLRGGGGRITNVAVQDVCPANVAGEHLAVGTYDPTAYAIAMDALTHPGPADPARVPRETCGQLFMPGVDPVRFATDYAALTGVIAEQLALHGRVQAEPPLKPYVFATR; this is translated from the coding sequence GTGGCGGCAGCCCTGATCGCCGTAGCCGTCGCCGTGCCGGCCCCCGCGGTCGCCGCACCGTCCTTCGCGCCGGTGGACCGCCCCGGACCGGAGCTCACCGTGCCCGCCGCGGAGCTGGCGAAGAGCATCACCTGCACGGCGAACGCCGCCGCGGCGACCGAAGACGTGGTGCTCTTCGTGCCCGGCACGACCCTGACCCCCCAGCAGGACTTCGGCTGGAACTGGTTCCGGGCGCTGGACCAGCTCGGCAGGCCCTACTGCGCGGTGACCCTGCCGGACCAGGCGATGTCCGACGCCCAGATCTCCGCCGAGTACGTGGTCAACGCGATCCGGCACGTGCACCGGATCAGCGGACGCCAGGTCGACGTCGTCGGCCACAGCCAGGGCGGCACCGAACCCCGCTTCGCGCTGCGGTTCTGGCCCGACCTGCGCCCGATGGTCGACGACTACGTCGGACTCGGGGCGACCAACCACGGCAGCGTCGTGATCAACGCGATGTGCCCGCCGGTCCTCGGGTGCGCACCCGCGCTGTGGCAGCAGACGCTGAACTCGGCCTACACCAGGGCGATGAACTCCGGTCAGGAAACCTTCCCGGGTATCTCCTACACGGCGGTCTACACCCGCACCGACGAGTTCGTCCAGCCCAACCTCGACGACAGCGGCACCACCAGCCTCCGCGGCGGGGGCGGGCGGATCACCAACGTGGCCGTCCAGGACGTGTGCCCGGCGAACGTGGCCGGGGAGCACCTCGCCGTCGGCACCTACGACCCGACGGCGTACGCGATCGCCATGGACGCCCTGACGCATCCCGGTCCGGCCGACCCCGCACGCGTGCCCCGCGAAACGTGCGGACAGCTGTTCATGCCCGGAGTCGATCCGGTGCGGTTCGCGACCGACTACGCGGCGCTGACGGGTGTGATCGCCGAGCAGCTCGCCCTGCACGGCCGGGTGCAGGCGGAGCCGCCGCTCAAGCCGTACGTCTTCGCCACCCGCTGA
- a CDS encoding FAD-binding oxidoreductase, whose amino-acid sequence MTADAQVQGVPQVVAEPPTRLPMVVVPTVALVACGLGLWSWATLLALVWHSPAWVTVPLHTLAVVALFTVLHEAAHHAAGSLTWVNGALGRVTVPFVSPFGGFPAARYVHLTQHRSGSPEHLTPWNTRGPAWTLPLRWASVDLWYAWRYLSTPGRPTAESAEMLGMLVFLPCVLAAVVGTGHGWELAVVYLVPQRLALALVSWCHDWRPRQRPTGYHRMHAERPGRPFYRYTAIPLPRSPEPPAPAAEAPSEFHPLTVTGVRALTGEAVAVTLAVSDGLREVFRFAPGQHLVLRAEIDGEPVERSYAICACPDEPELRVAVKRVPGGRFSGYAMGLRLGDRVLARPPSGTFTLRSEPRHVVAVAAGSGIAPVLPVVVHLLEKSPRSRVTLLYVNRSGNDTLFADELSEYARRFEGRLRVTHYRTDERDPSLRYARGTRPFDSIGQALAISYERYLPGGLDPGRIRGLLEARLHPSKVDEWLLCAPPEVAGPVRSALAEHAVPDEAVHVVHFHRP is encoded by the coding sequence GTGACAGCCGATGCCCAGGTCCAGGGCGTTCCGCAGGTCGTGGCGGAACCCCCGACACGCCTGCCGATGGTGGTGGTGCCGACCGTCGCGCTCGTCGCCTGCGGGCTGGGTCTGTGGAGCTGGGCGACCCTGCTCGCCCTGGTCTGGCACTCACCGGCGTGGGTGACCGTGCCGCTGCACACGCTCGCCGTGGTCGCCCTCTTCACCGTGCTGCACGAGGCCGCGCACCACGCCGCGGGCAGCCTCACGTGGGTGAACGGGGCGCTCGGCCGCGTGACGGTGCCGTTCGTGTCCCCGTTCGGCGGGTTCCCCGCGGCCAGGTACGTGCACCTCACCCAGCACCGGTCCGGGTCGCCGGAGCACCTCACGCCGTGGAACACGCGCGGCCCGGCGTGGACGCTGCCGCTGCGCTGGGCCTCTGTCGACCTCTGGTACGCGTGGCGCTACCTGTCCACGCCGGGGCGGCCGACCGCGGAGAGCGCCGAGATGCTCGGGATGCTCGTGTTCCTGCCGTGCGTGCTCGCGGCCGTTGTAGGCACCGGGCACGGGTGGGAACTGGCGGTCGTCTACCTGGTGCCGCAGCGGCTCGCGCTCGCGCTGGTGTCGTGGTGCCACGACTGGCGCCCGCGGCAGCGGCCGACCGGATACCACCGGATGCACGCCGAGCGGCCCGGCCGTCCGTTCTACCGCTACACCGCGATCCCACTGCCGCGGTCTCCGGAGCCCCCGGCGCCAGCCGCCGAGGCGCCGTCGGAGTTCCACCCGCTGACCGTCACCGGCGTGCGCGCGCTGACCGGCGAGGCCGTCGCGGTCACCCTCGCCGTGTCGGACGGGCTGCGCGAGGTGTTCCGGTTCGCGCCGGGACAGCACCTCGTGCTGCGGGCCGAGATCGATGGCGAGCCGGTGGAGCGCAGCTACGCGATCTGCGCGTGCCCGGACGAGCCGGAGCTGCGGGTGGCCGTCAAGCGGGTGCCGGGTGGCCGGTTCTCCGGGTACGCCATGGGGTTGCGGCTCGGCGACCGGGTGCTGGCGCGGCCGCCGTCCGGGACGTTCACGCTGCGCTCGGAACCGCGGCACGTGGTGGCCGTCGCGGCGGGGTCGGGGATCGCGCCGGTGCTGCCGGTCGTGGTGCACCTGCTGGAGAAGTCGCCCCGCAGCAGGGTGACGCTGCTGTACGTGAACCGGTCCGGGAACGACACGCTGTTCGCCGACGAGCTGTCGGAGTACGCGCGCCGCTTCGAAGGACGGCTGCGGGTGACGCACTACCGGACCGACGAGCGCGACCCGAGCCTGCGGTACGCGCGCGGGACGCGGCCGTTCGACAGCATCGGCCAGGCGCTGGCGATCTCGTACGAGCGGTACCTGCCGGGCGGGCTGGACCCGGGCCGCATCCGCGGGCTGTTGGAGGCGCGCCTGCACCCGTCGAAGGTGGACGAGTGGCTGCTGTGCGCACCGCCCGAGGTCGCCGGGCCGGTGCGGTCGGCGCTGGCGGAGCACGCCGTGCCGGACGAGGCCGTGCACGTGGTGCACTTCCACCGGCCCTGA
- a CDS encoding substrate-binding domain-containing protein, producing MTVTIPAAGPGTTRIDTRTANPVLDVVIPACNEETDLEPCVRRLHAHLAATLPYRFRITVADNASTDTTLQVAERLAREFAEVEVRHLDLKDRGRALNAVWSTSDAPVVAYMDVDLSTDLAALGPLVAPLISGHSDVAIGARLAVEHLVSLGRRRIATVAGPQDQTAAVHRLSGWRKTLADAGLESSGLAEEADFTLDGGREAMDRLLAREPELDAVFVASDVMAAGVLQSLGAAGRRVPADVAVVGFDDHPALATAMNPPLTTVHLDPAAQVRQMVATLTALLAGEPIRPRRQVLPVSLKLRESA from the coding sequence ATGACAGTCACAATCCCCGCGGCCGGCCCCGGCACCACCCGCATCGACACCCGGACAGCCAACCCGGTCCTCGATGTCGTCATCCCGGCCTGCAACGAAGAAACCGACCTGGAGCCGTGCGTCCGCCGGCTACACGCCCACCTGGCCGCCACCCTCCCCTACCGCTTCCGCATCACCGTCGCCGACAACGCGAGCACCGACACCACCCTGCAGGTGGCCGAGCGCCTCGCCCGCGAGTTCGCCGAGGTCGAGGTGCGCCACCTGGACCTCAAGGACCGCGGGCGGGCGCTGAACGCCGTATGGTCCACTTCGGACGCTCCGGTCGTGGCCTACATGGACGTCGACCTGTCGACCGACCTGGCCGCGCTGGGGCCGCTGGTCGCCCCGCTGATCTCCGGGCACTCGGATGTCGCGATCGGCGCGCGGCTCGCGGTGGAGCACCTGGTTTCGCTGGGCCGCCGCCGCATCGCGACGGTCGCCGGCCCGCAGGACCAGACCGCGGCGGTCCACCGGCTGTCCGGATGGCGCAAGACCCTGGCCGACGCGGGGCTGGAGTCGTCTGGCCTGGCGGAGGAGGCGGACTTCACGCTGGACGGCGGCCGCGAGGCGATGGACCGGCTGCTCGCGCGCGAACCGGAGCTGGACGCGGTCTTCGTGGCGAGCGACGTGATGGCCGCGGGGGTGCTGCAGTCACTGGGCGCCGCGGGCCGTCGCGTGCCCGCCGACGTGGCGGTCGTGGGTTTCGACGACCACCCGGCGCTGGCCACCGCGATGAACCCGCCGCTGACCACCGTGCACCTGGACCCGGCCGCGCAGGTGCGCCAGATGGTCGCCACACTGACCGCCCTGCTGGCCGGTGAACCGATCCGCCCGCGGCGGCAGGTGCTGCCGGTGTCACTGAAGCTACGGGAGTCGGCCTAG
- a CDS encoding ArnT family glycosyltransferase has product MTALAERGSAPSTPEPPATSDPHRPVWVRPALGGLLIATAVLYLWGLGASGWANAFYSAAAQAGGESWQAWFFGSSDAANAITVDKTPAALWVMGLSVRLFGLSSWSILVPQALMGVGSVWALFATVRRVSGPTAGLLAGAVLALTPVAALMFRFNNPDALLVLLLVLGAYCVVRALEKASPKWLALAGVAAGFGFLAKMLQAFLVLPAFAIAYLVAAPTSVGKRLLHLLGALGAMIVSAGWYLAVVELWPADSRPFIGGSQSNSILELTLGYNGVGRITGDEVGSLGGAQSGGSWARLFGSEMAGGIAWLLPAGAITLGALAWLTWRAPRTDRTRAATILWGGWLVVTAGVFSFMSGIIHPYYTVALAPAVATLVGTGAVRLWRARAHPIASGLLSSGVVLTALTAYLLLTRESTWLPWLKYVVLLLGLAAAVLLLVSDRLPRSGAHGVAALALIASLLGSGAYTVATAATPHSGAIPSAGPSSGGFGGFGGQGGPPDGGRGGGMRGGVGSLLTTTTPSAEMTALLQADAENYTWVAATVGSNPAASYQLASGFPVLALGGFNGTDPSPTLAQFQQYVADGRIHYFVGEPTEINSTGGSDAAEEIAEWVAASFTATTVDGVTVYDLTS; this is encoded by the coding sequence ATGACGGCCCTCGCCGAGCGCGGCTCCGCGCCCTCGACCCCCGAACCACCCGCCACCTCGGATCCGCACCGGCCGGTGTGGGTGCGCCCGGCGCTGGGCGGGCTGCTGATCGCCACCGCGGTGCTGTACCTGTGGGGGCTGGGCGCGTCCGGCTGGGCCAACGCGTTCTACTCGGCCGCCGCGCAGGCCGGCGGGGAGAGCTGGCAGGCGTGGTTCTTCGGCTCCAGCGACGCGGCGAACGCGATCACCGTCGACAAGACACCCGCCGCCCTGTGGGTCATGGGCCTGTCGGTGCGGCTGTTCGGGCTCAGCTCGTGGAGCATCCTCGTGCCGCAGGCGCTGATGGGCGTCGGCTCGGTGTGGGCGCTGTTCGCCACCGTGCGCCGCGTTTCCGGGCCGACGGCGGGTCTGCTGGCCGGCGCGGTGCTCGCGCTGACCCCGGTGGCCGCGCTGATGTTCCGCTTCAACAACCCGGACGCGCTGCTGGTCCTGCTGCTCGTGCTCGGCGCGTACTGCGTGGTGCGGGCGCTGGAAAAGGCGTCCCCGAAGTGGCTCGCGCTGGCCGGGGTCGCGGCCGGGTTCGGCTTCCTGGCGAAGATGCTGCAGGCCTTCCTGGTGCTCCCGGCGTTCGCGATCGCCTACCTCGTCGCCGCGCCCACGTCGGTGGGCAAGCGCCTGCTGCACCTGCTCGGCGCGCTGGGCGCGATGATCGTCTCGGCAGGCTGGTACCTCGCGGTCGTCGAGCTGTGGCCTGCGGACTCGCGGCCGTTCATCGGCGGCTCGCAGAGCAACAGCATCCTCGAACTGACCCTCGGCTACAACGGCGTCGGCCGGATCACCGGCGACGAGGTCGGCAGCCTCGGCGGCGCCCAGAGCGGCGGCAGCTGGGCGCGGCTGTTCGGCAGCGAGATGGCGGGCGGGATCGCCTGGCTGCTGCCCGCGGGGGCGATCACGCTCGGCGCGCTCGCGTGGCTGACCTGGCGCGCCCCGCGCACCGACCGGACGCGTGCCGCGACGATCCTGTGGGGCGGCTGGCTGGTCGTCACCGCCGGCGTGTTCAGCTTCATGAGCGGGATCATCCACCCCTACTACACGGTCGCGCTGGCCCCGGCGGTCGCCACGCTCGTCGGCACCGGCGCGGTCCGGTTGTGGCGGGCGCGGGCGCACCCGATCGCGTCCGGGCTGTTGTCCAGCGGTGTCGTGCTCACCGCGCTGACCGCGTACCTGTTGCTGACGCGGGAATCCACCTGGCTGCCCTGGCTGAAGTACGTGGTGCTGCTGCTCGGGCTGGCCGCCGCGGTGCTGCTCCTGGTGTCCGACCGGCTGCCGCGCTCCGGCGCCCACGGGGTCGCGGCGCTGGCCCTGATCGCCTCGCTGCTCGGCTCCGGCGCGTACACGGTGGCGACCGCGGCCACGCCGCACTCCGGCGCGATCCCCTCGGCCGGGCCGAGCAGCGGCGGGTTCGGCGGCTTCGGCGGCCAGGGCGGACCGCCCGATGGTGGTCGGGGCGGCGGGATGCGCGGCGGCGTCGGCAGCCTGCTCACCACCACGACACCGAGCGCCGAGATGACCGCGCTGCTGCAGGCCGACGCGGAGAACTACACATGGGTCGCGGCCACCGTCGGCTCCAACCCGGCGGCGAGCTACCAGCTGGCGTCCGGTTTCCCGGTGCTGGCGCTCGGCGGGTTCAACGGCACCGACCCGTCCCCGACGCTGGCGCAGTTCCAGCAGTACGTGGCGGACGGCCGGATCCACTACTTCGTCGGCGAGCCCACCGAGATCAACAGCACCGGCGGCAGCGACGCGGCCGAGGAGATCGCCGAGTGGGTGGCCGCGAGCTTCACGGCGACCACTGTGGACGGTGTGACCGTGTACGACCTGACTTCCTAG
- a CDS encoding PIN-like domain-containing protein — protein sequence MWAPHQVLHEFWRNRLNVLASRDIAANQALNALAKQRRARKLRCRSGQKLQPSTVRHTNC from the coding sequence TTGTGGGCGCCCCATCAGGTACTCCACGAGTTCTGGCGCAACCGCCTCAACGTCCTCGCGAGCCGGGACATCGCGGCCAACCAGGCGCTCAATGCCCTGGCGAAGCAACGGCGCGCGCGGAAGCTGCGCTGTCGCAGTGGGCAAAAGTTACAGCCATCGACGGTTCGGCACACGAACTGTTGA